Genomic window (Nitrospira sp.):
AGAAGTGCAGTCCCACGCACCGATCCGGGCAAATCGCGTTGACCGCGATGTCGGCCAGCGTATAAGACGAAGTATTGGTCGCAAATATCGCATCGGACGGCGCCTCCAACTCGAACTCCGCCAGCACCGCGCGCTTCACTTCCAGTTTTTCCGATACGGCCTCGATCACGAGCCCCGCGGAACTCACGTCGGACATCCTGGTGGTCGGGGCGATCCTCAGGCTTCGATAGCGGAGCTGGGAGGGCAAAATGATCTTCTTCCGCACCTGCGACGCCAGCGCTTTGTGAATCCGCCCCACCGCCGCGGCCAAGATGTCGGGGGCGAGATCCCGCAAGACGACGGCATAGCCCTTGTCTGCAAGCTGGCCGGCAATTTGGGATCCCATCAGGCCGGCGCCGAGCACGCCGAGGCGCGTCACCCCTTCAGCGGACGTCGCCGCCTTGCGCTTGACCGCCTCCCCGGCCAAGAACAGCCCTACCAGATGCGTGGACACGGAACTCGCCATCAACTCGATCAGGAGGGGCTTCTCGACGGTCAGCGAGGCCTCCAGCAGGTCTTTGCCCAACCCTCGTTCGACGGCGTCGATGGCGCCGAGAGGCGCCGGATAAAAATGACGGACGCGCTGGAGCACCCGGCGACGGGCAAAACGACAGACCAGCGAGCGGATCAGCGGTAGACCGGGGAGCCGGCGGCTCAGCGGCAGGGCGGATCTTCGGTCTGCAGCGCCCCGAAGCTTTCGCACCCGCGCCAGCGCCGCCTGGATGAGTGATTCCTGTTGAATCTCCTCAAGCCGCCGCTCGCGGGACGGAATCGAGGTGACCATGGCATCGATCAAACCCATGCGCAACGCCTGACGGGGGAAGATAGTCTTGCCGGTCGTAATCATCTCCAATGCGGGCACGAGACCGACCAGCCGCGGCAGCCGTTGAGTCCCTCCGAACCCGGGCAGGATGCCCAATCTCACCTCCGGCAGCGCCAACCCGGTTCTCTCGTGGGTACTGGCCACGCGTGCATGACAGGCCAGCGCCAACTCCAGACCTCCGCCGAGACAGGCCCCCTCCACAGCCGCCACAAACGGTTTTCGGGACCGTCCCATCGCATCGAAGACGGTATGGGCGGCGACCACCAGCTGGTCCAACGCCTGAAAGGACTTTCGCCGCTGCGCCTCGTGCATTTCCTCCAGATCGGCTCCCGCGCAAAAGTTGCCGGTTTTCAGGCTCAGCAACACGACGCCGGTGACGGCCGAAGACCCCTCGGCCCACTGGACCAATCGGCGCCATTCGGCCATACTCTCGACGTTGAGGACGTTGACGGCCTTCCCGTGATAGTCGAATCCAGCAAGCAGGGTTCCGTCTTCCAGAACCGCAGTCTTGAAGTGTTGCAACCCTTCGAGGCTCTCGACTGTGCCGATCCGATCGTTCGCCATGCCTATTTTCTTTCCACGATCATCGCCACACCCTGCCCGCCGCCGACACAGGCGCTGATCAGGGCTCGCTGGGCGTTGCGCCGCCTGAGTTCATAAAGCGCCGTCATCGCCAGTCGCAGACCCGAAACGCCCACCGGATGGCCGATCGCGATCGCGCCTCCGTGGGGATTGAGATCGTCGGGAGGTATTTCCCCCAAGCGTTCCGTCCATCCGTACCGGCCGAATTTCCGTTCCATGAGTGCGGAGGAATTGAGGATGCGTGTGATCCCAAGGACCACGGAGGCAAAGGCCTCGTTGATTTCACA
Coding sequences:
- a CDS encoding 3-hydroxyacyl-CoA dehydrogenase NAD-binding domain-containing protein, whose translation is MANDRIGTVESLEGLQHFKTAVLEDGTLLAGFDYHGKAVNVLNVESMAEWRRLVQWAEGSSAVTGVVLLSLKTGNFCAGADLEEMHEAQRRKSFQALDQLVVAAHTVFDAMGRSRKPFVAAVEGACLGGGLELALACHARVASTHERTGLALPEVRLGILPGFGGTQRLPRLVGLVPALEMITTGKTIFPRQALRMGLIDAMVTSIPSRERRLEEIQQESLIQAALARVRKLRGAADRRSALPLSRRLPGLPLIRSLVCRFARRRVLQRVRHFYPAPLGAIDAVERGLGKDLLEASLTVEKPLLIELMASSVSTHLVGLFLAGEAVKRKAATSAEGVTRLGVLGAGLMGSQIAGQLADKGYAVVLRDLAPDILAAAVGRIHKALASQVRKKIILPSQLRYRSLRIAPTTRMSDVSSAGLVIEAVSEKLEVKRAVLAEFELEAPSDAIFATNTSSYTLADIAVNAICPDRCVGLHFFNPVAKMQLVEVVRAPFTSERALAEACTVAKRLGKFPLLVRDGPGFLVNRILSRYLAEAVILVGEGVPIQRIDRVAQGFGMAVDSGHPMGPLELIDLIGLPVAIHVLASLTVLGHRIESREALLRKLLGEGGSPLPFWKSGKENPEAVEAILEHRRAFGAEAVPLSDEVLHRRLFLPMVDEAVRCLTDKIVEQSREVDLALTYGIGFPGFRGGLLTWARDTMTPRTLAGELESLAQRYGKRFEPCPDLAAGDW